The Thermodesulfobacteriota bacterium sequence TCTTGTAAAATCCGTGCTTGTAAGAAGGTTTATCTCTTCCGTTTGTGACCATCAACCTCATACACCCTCGCTTCTTTCCTTCCTCAATTATCTTTTTTATCAGCAACTTCCCTGCGCCCTTTCCCCTGGCCATAGGACTAACAAAAACATCTGAAACGTAACCCTCAAGACCTCCTAACATAATAAAAGGAACCCAATGTACATTTGTAAAACCTAAGACCTTATCCTCCTCATCAACCGCTACTATAA is a genomic window containing:
- a CDS encoding GNAT family N-acetyltransferase, yielding MSKIETRAARVEDSEDMARILGEIGWSEKRNALRLEEVSRPIEELIRHANKDQDGHMVIVAVDEEDKVLGFTNVHWVPFIMLGGLEGYVSDVFVSPMARGKGAGKLLIKKIIEEGKKRGCMRLMVTNGRDKPSYKHGFYKKLGWKERPQVANFVYYYREPWS